The following proteins are encoded in a genomic region of Planctomycetaceae bacterium:
- a CDS encoding Tm-1-like ATP-binding domain-containing protein, whose protein sequence is MNFGPQATVPERFRNRKFHVHNPTVTLMRTTPEECRKLGEEIGSKAAASTGPVAILFPSKGISAIDADGQPFEDIAAREALRDGLLSSCGPVAVDVRPEHINDPSFAEAAARKLLELISLHRR, encoded by the coding sequence GTGAACTTCGGACCGCAGGCGACAGTTCCCGAACGCTTTCGCAATCGGAAGTTTCACGTCCACAACCCTACAGTCACGCTGATGAGGACCACTCCGGAAGAATGCCGGAAACTCGGTGAGGAAATCGGGAGCAAGGCGGCGGCCTCAACCGGACCGGTGGCGATTCTGTTTCCGTCAAAGGGAATCTCCGCGATCGACGCCGACGGCCAGCCGTTCGAAGACATCGCCGCCCGCGAGGCGCTGAGGGACGGACTCCTGTCGTCTTGCGGCCCGGTTGCAGTCGACGTGCGCCCCGAACACATCAACGACCCGTCCTTCGCCGAAGCCGCCGCTCGAAAGCTGCTGGAACTGATCTCGCTGCACAGACGGTGA
- a CDS encoding cob(I)yrinic acid a,c-diamide adenosyltransferase produces MVRLDRISTRSGDAGETSLGDGSRVSKRDPRIAAGGTVDELNSLIGAAMCVTQDDEQRRLLERIQQRLFDLGADLSCPLPTDSTREDRVPRIGEHHIAWLDAELDRANDQLSPLTSFVLPGGTPSAAALHVARAVCRRAERDVLQLPSDKTVNPRIAVFLNRLSDVLFVLARIANDCGSLDVLWQPGSD; encoded by the coding sequence ATGGTCCGACTCGATCGCATCTCTACCCGCTCGGGAGACGCAGGCGAAACATCGCTGGGCGACGGTTCCCGCGTGTCTAAACGGGATCCCCGAATCGCAGCGGGCGGTACCGTAGACGAGCTGAACAGTCTGATCGGGGCCGCGATGTGCGTCACACAGGACGATGAACAGCGCCGTCTGCTGGAAAGGATCCAACAGCGGCTGTTTGATCTTGGTGCGGACCTCAGTTGCCCGCTGCCGACGGATTCGACACGGGAAGACCGCGTTCCCCGCATCGGCGAACATCATATTGCGTGGCTGGACGCTGAGCTTGATCGGGCGAACGATCAACTGTCGCCGCTGACCAGTTTCGTGTTACCGGGCGGTACCCCGTCGGCGGCGGCCCTGCACGTCGCTCGGGCTGTCTGTCGCCGCGCGGAACGCGATGTGCTGCAGTTGCCGTCGGACAAGACAGTTAATCCGCGGATCGCCGTGTTCCTGAATCGGCTGTCGGATGTGCTGTTTGTGCTGGCACGAATCGCCAATGATTGCGGCAGTCTGGATGTCCTGTGGCAGCCCGGTTCGGACTAA
- a CDS encoding Tm-1-like ATP-binding domain-containing protein: MAVYLIGTLDTKGREIAFVRRQLQTRGIDVVVVDVGCLGNSEVAADVTREAVFAAAGTSLAAVREAGDRGTAVTAAAQGIVKVIGSAFDEGRLQGILALGGSAGTTIGTAAMRMLPLGIPKVMVSTMASGQTRPYVGGRDIFMLNSVVDVAGINRISRTVLTQAAAAMAGMLNTINTDERDTQDRPLIAATMFGVTTPCVLHAQSILETAGYEVLVFHATGNGGEAMEGLIRDGLIAGVLDITTTELADELVGGVLSAGPDRLTAAASCRSAAGDFRRSPGHGELRTAGDSSRTLSQSEVSRPQPYSHADEDHSGRMPETR; encoded by the coding sequence ATGGCAGTTTATCTGATCGGCACGCTGGATACGAAGGGACGCGAAATCGCGTTCGTCCGGCGGCAACTGCAGACCCGCGGCATCGACGTCGTGGTTGTTGACGTCGGCTGCCTGGGCAATTCCGAAGTCGCGGCGGACGTCACCAGGGAAGCCGTGTTCGCTGCGGCGGGCACAAGCCTGGCTGCGGTTCGAGAAGCCGGCGACCGAGGCACCGCTGTGACTGCCGCGGCACAGGGAATCGTCAAAGTCATTGGCAGCGCGTTCGACGAAGGCCGCCTGCAGGGAATCCTGGCCCTGGGCGGTTCCGCCGGAACGACAATCGGCACAGCCGCAATGCGCATGCTGCCGCTGGGAATCCCCAAGGTGATGGTCAGCACGATGGCGTCCGGCCAGACTCGGCCCTACGTCGGCGGACGTGACATCTTCATGCTGAATTCCGTCGTGGATGTCGCCGGCATCAATCGTATCAGCCGCACCGTGCTGACGCAGGCAGCGGCCGCGATGGCCGGCATGCTGAACACCATCAATACCGACGAACGCGACACGCAGGACCGCCCGCTGATCGCCGCTACGATGTTCGGAGTCACCACGCCCTGCGTCCTGCATGCTCAGTCGATTCTGGAAACAGCCGGCTACGAAGTGCTGGTGTTTCACGCCACGGGCAACGGCGGCGAAGCAATGGAAGGACTCATCCGAGACGGCCTGATCGCCGGAGTCCTCGACATCACGACCACGGAACTTGCCGACGAACTTGTCGGCGGAGTGCTCAGCGCCGGCCCCGATCGCCTGACGGCCGCGGCAAGTTGCCGGAGTGCCGCAGGTGATTTCCGTCGGAGCCCTGGACATGGTGAACTTCGGACCGCAGGCGACAGTTCCCGAACGCTTTCGCAATCGGAAGTTTCACGTCCACAACCCTACAGTCACGCTGATGAGGACCACTCCGGAAGAATGCCGGAAACTCGGTGA